Proteins found in one Terriglobia bacterium genomic segment:
- a CDS encoding amidase has product MDFGNNCDLTIRRLAPLIRRRKLSPVELTRALLARIDRLDPRLNSFITVTSDLALAQARRAEKEIVRGAYRGALHGIPICLKDLFYTRGIRTSAGSRILRNFVPTENAHVVDRLFEAGAILLGKTNLHEFAYGATNVNPHFGAVHNPWATDRMSGGSSGGSAAAVTAGLALASLGTDTGGSIRIPSAACGCVGLKPTHGRVPLGGVIPLAPSLDHVGPISRCAEDAALVLDAIAGADPCAPAGLGKNEPSARNLRKGLAGLRIGVPKQYFFDRLQREVRRNVLAAIATLEQNGAEVREVDLKWMGETAKLAGVITLAEALVYHWKWVQKRSADYGPDLRIRLKEGMEISAVSYLQAQELRCTYTKEFERVLQSVDMLAVPTLPVAAPRIEQSEVAVGRTKENVRIALLRLTRPGNLTGLPAMSVPCGLTSDHLPIGLQLIGRHLEEGTILRAAHAYEQLTSWHEMFPPDPL; this is encoded by the coding sequence ATGGACTTCGGCAATAATTGCGACCTTACAATCCGCCGCCTGGCGCCCCTGATTCGACGGCGCAAGCTCTCGCCCGTCGAACTGACGCGCGCCCTGCTCGCCCGGATCGATCGGCTGGACCCGCGCCTGAACTCCTTTATCACGGTCACATCGGATCTGGCTCTGGCCCAGGCGCGACGAGCCGAGAAGGAAATAGTCCGCGGCGCTTATCGCGGCGCTCTTCACGGCATCCCGATTTGCCTGAAGGATCTCTTTTACACACGCGGCATCCGCACCTCCGCCGGATCGCGGATTCTGCGCAATTTCGTTCCCACGGAAAACGCGCATGTAGTCGATCGCCTGTTCGAGGCAGGCGCCATCCTGCTGGGCAAGACGAACCTGCATGAGTTTGCCTACGGCGCCACCAATGTCAATCCACACTTCGGCGCCGTACACAACCCTTGGGCCACGGATCGGATGTCGGGCGGCTCCAGTGGCGGAAGTGCTGCTGCCGTGACGGCGGGCCTTGCCTTGGCTTCGTTGGGAACCGACACCGGTGGGTCGATCCGGATTCCGTCGGCGGCTTGCGGCTGCGTCGGACTCAAGCCGACGCACGGCCGGGTTCCGCTAGGCGGGGTGATTCCTCTGGCTCCCAGCCTGGATCATGTCGGACCCATCTCGCGCTGCGCAGAAGATGCGGCACTCGTGCTCGACGCCATAGCAGGTGCGGATCCGTGCGCACCGGCCGGTCTGGGGAAGAACGAACCGTCCGCGCGGAATCTCAGGAAGGGGCTCGCGGGCCTGCGCATTGGGGTGCCCAAGCAGTACTTCTTCGACCGCCTCCAGAGGGAAGTGAGGCGCAACGTGCTCGCTGCCATCGCCACTCTGGAGCAGAACGGCGCTGAAGTCCGTGAAGTCGATCTGAAATGGATGGGCGAGACCGCCAAACTTGCCGGCGTGATTACCCTCGCGGAGGCCCTGGTCTATCACTGGAAGTGGGTACAAAAACGATCAGCCGACTATGGACCCGACCTGCGGATTCGTCTCAAGGAGGGCATGGAAATATCAGCAGTTTCATACTTGCAGGCCCAGGAGTTGCGCTGTACCTATACGAAGGAGTTTGAAAGAGTTCTGCAGTCGGTCGACATGCTGGCTGTTCCCACCTTGCCTGTGGCCGCTCCACGCATAGAGCAAAGCGAGGTTGCTGTCGGCCGCACCAAGGAAAACGTGCGCATCGCACTGCTGCGCCTGACACGTCCCGGCAACTTGACGGGACTCCCGGCCATGTCGGTGCCTTGCGGGCTCACCTCCGACCATTTGCCGATCGGGCTGCAGCTGATCGGCCGCCATCTGGAGGAAGGGACGATATTACGCGCGGCTCATGCCTACGAGCAGCTGACATCGTGGCATGAGATGTTCCCGCCCGATCCCTTATGA
- a CDS encoding uracil-DNA glycosylase → MARSFQRLQETIIECRKCPRLVEWRERVALEKVRRYRSEEYWGRPVPAFGEATAALLVVGLAPGAHGANRTGRMFTGDRSGEWFYEALHRFGFASQPDSTRLDDGLRLHDCAVTAALRCAPPANQPLPCELDNCRPYLRRELLLLTRKRVIIVLGQIALRAFLKVWRENGGKIPGDRIPGFRHAGEWDLPGGVTLISSYHPSQQNTQTGRLTRSMFHDIFRRARRLLDG, encoded by the coding sequence ATGGCCCGCAGTTTTCAACGGTTACAGGAAACCATCATAGAGTGTCGCAAGTGTCCGCGGTTGGTCGAATGGAGGGAGCGGGTAGCGCTGGAGAAAGTGCGCCGGTACCGGTCGGAAGAATACTGGGGTCGTCCCGTCCCGGCATTCGGCGAGGCCACGGCCGCGCTTCTTGTCGTGGGGCTGGCGCCGGGAGCGCACGGAGCTAACAGGACAGGACGCATGTTTACGGGCGATCGCAGCGGCGAGTGGTTCTATGAAGCGCTCCATCGATTCGGCTTCGCGAGCCAGCCAGACTCGACCCGGCTCGATGACGGCCTCCGCCTGCATGACTGCGCGGTCACGGCAGCTTTGCGTTGCGCGCCCCCCGCCAACCAGCCCTTGCCCTGTGAACTTGACAATTGCCGGCCCTATCTCCGTCGCGAGCTCCTGTTGCTCACACGCAAGCGCGTCATCATAGTGCTCGGCCAGATCGCCCTGCGCGCCTTTCTGAAGGTATGGCGCGAAAACGGCGGTAAGATCCCCGGTGATCGGATTCCCGGATTCCGACACGCGGGCGAATGGGATCTTCCCGGGGGCGTGACGCTCATTTCCTCGTATCATCCCAGCCAGCAGAACACGCAAACCGGCAGGCTGACCCGCTCGATGTTTCACGACATCTTTCGGCGGGCCCGCCGCCTTCTGGACGGGTAG
- a CDS encoding 4-phosphoerythronate dehydrogenase codes for MIIVVDEAIPYWQAAFARTGEIRAVSARSVRPADCRDADALIVRSVTRVGSHLLEGSSIRFVGTATIGVDHLDLDYLKARRIHIANAPGSNANAVAEYVVAALLVLAERKGWRLPGKSIGIIGVGHIGTLVEKKASALGLKTMLCDPPLRESTGDTRYGFFDDVIRADILSLHVPLTTTGPYPTWHMLDRKVLQRLSPRQTVINTSRGAVVSESDLRQTLRDRRIEGAVLDVWEGEPRIDHDLLDLVDLGSPHIAGYSLDGKVRATAMVREELCRFFGIQESWDTRNIFPQPQRLRPQAGMGSPDAVRSVVLQAYDILRDDMSLRALKGVPGDAAAERFDRLRTDNPLRREFSHFTVELVEGKGLAQTFTALGFEVAAGFQ; via the coding sequence ATGATCATCGTTGTCGACGAAGCCATACCGTATTGGCAGGCGGCTTTTGCCCGGACCGGAGAGATCAGAGCGGTCTCCGCCAGATCCGTGCGCCCCGCCGACTGCCGCGACGCCGACGCCCTCATCGTGCGTTCGGTAACGCGGGTCGGTTCGCACCTACTCGAAGGAAGCTCGATTCGGTTCGTGGGGACCGCGACGATCGGCGTGGATCACCTCGACCTGGATTATCTGAAGGCTCGCCGCATTCATATCGCCAATGCTCCCGGGAGTAACGCCAATGCGGTGGCGGAATATGTCGTCGCCGCCCTGCTGGTTCTGGCTGAGCGTAAGGGTTGGCGCCTGCCCGGGAAATCGATCGGCATTATCGGCGTCGGCCACATCGGCACTCTGGTCGAAAAGAAGGCATCCGCGCTCGGCTTGAAGACAATGTTGTGTGATCCGCCACTCCGCGAGAGCACCGGAGACACACGCTACGGCTTCTTCGATGACGTGATCCGTGCCGACATTTTGAGCCTGCACGTGCCCCTTACGACCACGGGGCCCTATCCGACCTGGCATATGCTCGATCGAAAGGTATTGCAGCGCCTCTCTCCCCGCCAGACGGTGATCAATACATCGCGCGGCGCAGTCGTCTCCGAGTCGGATCTTCGGCAAACACTTCGTGATCGGCGCATCGAGGGCGCAGTGCTGGATGTATGGGAGGGTGAGCCCCGAATCGATCACGATCTTCTGGATCTGGTGGACCTCGGCTCCCCTCATATCGCAGGCTACAGCCTGGACGGCAAGGTGCGCGCGACCGCAATGGTCCGCGAGGAGCTGTGCCGCTTCTTCGGAATTCAGGAAAGTTGGGATACCCGAAATATATTCCCTCAACCTCAACGGCTGCGTCCTCAGGCCGGAATGGGCAGCCCGGATGCCGTTCGTTCGGTGGTGCTCCAGGCCTATGACATCCTCCGGGACGACATGAGTCTAAGGGCTTTGAAAGGCGTGCCGGGAGACGCAGCGGCAGAACGTTTTGATCGTCTCCGCACCGACAATCCGTTGCGTCGCGAGTTTTCGCACTTCACCGTCGAACTGGTCGAAGGGAAGGGCCTGGCCCAGACCTTCACGGCTCTGGGATTCGAAGTCGCTGCTGGCTTCCAGTAG
- a CDS encoding EamA family transporter encodes MIRVLIAMTVAAMSAAVGQILVRRGMQQVGSLENYAPMALLVYFGHTASNWYIILGTALNTVFYLLFLAALSWTDVTVVLPMTAIEYGFAAFLAAIFLKEQISPVRWAGIALVIIGVIFIARSGGEA; translated from the coding sequence ATGATTCGAGTTCTCATTGCAATGACTGTCGCGGCCATGTCGGCGGCCGTGGGGCAGATCCTGGTCAGGCGCGGGATGCAGCAGGTTGGATCCCTCGAGAACTATGCGCCGATGGCTCTGCTCGTGTACTTTGGCCACACGGCGAGCAACTGGTACATCATCCTGGGGACTGCGCTGAACACGGTGTTTTATCTTCTTTTTCTCGCCGCGCTCTCCTGGACTGACGTGACGGTAGTCCTGCCGATGACCGCGATCGAATACGGTTTTGCGGCATTCCTGGCGGCAATCTTCCTGAAGGAGCAGATCTCGCCGGTCCGATGGGCCGGGATCGCACTGGTCATCATCGGTGTGATTTTCATCGCTCGCAGCGGAGGGGAAGCCTAG
- a CDS encoding DegT/DnrJ/EryC1/StrS aminotransferase family protein — protein sequence MPDPQNKIPAARIQFMPEDRAWIAERIQEVLASGQLTLGRYGTEFEQMFAAFCGVQYGVAVNSGTSSLEIILRSLGVEGKDVLVPTNTFFATAAAVVHAGANPVLVDMDPESFAVRPEDVERKLTPKTAAVIVVHIGGLVSRRMPELVDLASRKGIWLVEDAAHAHGSSLSGTSAGAFSIAGSFSFYPTKVMTCAEGGMIVTNHHKIAEEARIYRDQGKASFAQNAHVRMGYNWRMSEPHAIIGLRHLERLPAMIADRQKIAGVYDQALARMRNLSTPVVPAKGVCNYYKYIAVLRHPCDRKELKAHLRERFGVSLAGEVYEVPLHKQPVFEKYASGTLPVAEDLCARHICLPIFSGMTEEDARQVIHAITEAIG from the coding sequence ATGCCCGACCCACAGAATAAAATTCCCGCCGCCAGAATCCAGTTTATGCCCGAAGATCGAGCCTGGATCGCGGAGCGGATTCAGGAAGTGCTCGCCAGCGGGCAGCTCACGCTCGGCCGGTACGGGACCGAGTTCGAGCAGATGTTTGCCGCCTTCTGCGGCGTGCAATACGGCGTGGCCGTCAACAGCGGTACCAGCTCACTTGAGATCATTCTCAGATCTCTCGGTGTCGAGGGAAAGGATGTTCTGGTGCCCACCAACACGTTCTTCGCAACGGCAGCGGCGGTAGTGCACGCCGGCGCCAACCCTGTCCTGGTGGACATGGATCCCGAATCGTTCGCCGTGCGCCCCGAGGATGTGGAGAGGAAGCTGACCCCCAAGACCGCCGCCGTAATCGTGGTGCATATCGGCGGCCTGGTGTCCCGGCGCATGCCGGAATTGGTCGACCTCGCCTCCCGGAAGGGAATTTGGCTCGTTGAGGACGCCGCTCACGCGCACGGGTCATCCCTCTCCGGTACGAGTGCGGGAGCGTTCAGCATCGCCGGTTCATTCAGCTTCTACCCGACCAAAGTAATGACCTGTGCCGAAGGAGGCATGATAGTAACCAATCACCACAAGATCGCCGAGGAAGCCCGTATCTATCGTGACCAGGGAAAGGCCAGTTTTGCCCAGAACGCCCATGTGCGCATGGGTTACAACTGGCGCATGTCGGAGCCTCACGCCATCATCGGGCTCAGGCATCTGGAACGCCTCCCCGCCATGATCGCCGACCGGCAGAAGATTGCCGGCGTCTACGATCAGGCGCTGGCTCGCATGCGCAACCTGAGCACGCCGGTTGTGCCAGCAAAAGGCGTCTGCAACTACTACAAATATATCGCGGTGCTTCGGCACCCATGCGATCGCAAGGAACTGAAAGCTCACCTGCGCGAGCGCTTCGGCGTTTCGCTGGCGGGGGAAGTTTACGAGGTTCCCCTGCACAAGCAGCCTGTGTTTGAAAAATATGCCTCCGGCACATTGCCGGTTGCAGAGGACCTGTGCGCAAGGCACATCTGCCTGCCGATCTTCTCCGGCATGACGGAAGAAGACGCGCGACAGGTAATTCACGCGATCACGGAGGCCATCGGCTGA